In Hemicordylus capensis ecotype Gifberg chromosome 12, rHemCap1.1.pri, whole genome shotgun sequence, the genomic stretch TTGCCTAgaggagagagacccctgcctgaaagcccggagagctgctgccagtcagtgttaacCATCCTGAGCTACAAGGGCCAATGGTTGGACTCGGAATAAGGCTGCTTCTGTCTATCAAGGGCAGCAATTTTCCAGGGCAGaaccttagctcagtggcagagcctctgctttgctcacagaaggccccaggttccgtTCCTGTCAGGATCTCCAGGAATGGCttggaaagacccctctctgaatccttggacagccgctgccagtctgagtaggtaacgctgagctagatggaccaagggtcagactcagtaaaaggcagcttccgatgttccatcTAGCATTACTgctgatatgtgtgtgtgtgtgctataaCCTATAAACATCCAGGTTGTACGCAATCTGTACAAATAAGGTGTGGGAAAGGGGCATGGCCCGACTAGGAATGGTGTGGTGTGCTATTATATAGTATATATTATTATCATATTATATCATATATAATGTTATTCTGTTTTTacggtttttaaaattatgtacaTCGCCTAGGGGTATgcctatcaggcagtatataaatatgataaataaataatatagaattatatattatatatataatacgTTAGCCATATTAATATATGTATAATTCCTATACCATATTATTACATTAATATTATATGAGATTATGAAATATAAAATACATGATACATACTAATATCACTATATTGTGTACCGTATATGCTATATCATTAAATCAATATTATATGATATTAATATATTACTGAttcatttaattgattgattgattatccTATTTCTAGACCGCCTGACACGTTTGCTTCCCAGGCCGGTGTTATATATGTTATAGtgctatctgtctatctatagtGTAACTGTTCTGGACACTTGCAGAAACCTGCAAAGAAAGGAGTCaagaagggggcgtggcctgtCCGGGAAAAAAGGCAGTGCGGCAGAGGAGAGGAGCGCGGCGATTGGCCCGGCTCAGCCGCTGACGTCGTTGAGGGAGAAAAGGCTCCcaggatgggagggggaggcGTGGCTTGGGCGGAGGGGGCGGGCTGGCGCCACTACTGCGCCGGCGCGGGTGGGCGTgtggtgcgtgcgtgcgtgcgtggcCGGGCTCTGGCCTTTGTGCGCAGGCGCGGCCGCCCAGGTGAGCGTGGTGATGGAGGCTGGAGTTAAAAGGGTTGCTGGCAGGGGAGCGCGCGAGGGACAACGGGGGGGCGGGGCTGAGAgttgctgggggggcggcggcggctggaggGAAGTGGGCAAGGCGCTccaccctcctccttctcccgaCGCCCCGGTGAGGGGCTCCCGCCCACAGCAGGAGCTGCCTCCCCAACCAGAGAAGGGGCGGCCCCCGAGCACCCCCTGCTTGCCCCGTTTCCCAGCCCAGGCAAGTAggtgtcttccccagccctacctgagaatTAAGACTGGGGGGAcattctgctgcaaagcagatggcCCCATCCTTTAGGGGTGGCTGTCTGCTGAGTCCGGCCCCTGTCCGCCCAGCTCAGGGCTGACTACtcggaccggcagcagcttttcagggtttcagccaggagtctctcttcccagccctgccagggcgggagatgctgccagcaggtGCTGAAgcttttctgcatgcagaaaagaGGTCCCCGGCAGCACTGagttgcagccccatcccttaatggTCCTATCTCCCCGCACTTGTTTGCATGATcccccatccagatgcaaaccaaggcagtccctgcttagccaaggggacaaggcatgctgcCTGCCgccagaccagctcccctcccctccaaaaagTTTGTTGACAGTAGGGACAGTTTCTTGAAAGAAAGTGGCTCTGGagcattaataaataaaataaaataaattaccttTCTCAGGGTATGGCAGTACACAGAATCCAGCcactagctgagcaaagaggcaccttttaaaagtggggattctcttgactgagcgggggggagcaaccggccctctccgtcccccagcacagcatccctccagtggctgttgctgcaatcttctcttatttttattcttttttagcctgtgagccctttagggacagggagcactctggtttatttatatctacgtaaaccgctttggggactctTTGTCGAAAAGCGGAATAGAAATATGTGCCGGATTCGTCTCGGGGCCGAAGCGAGAAAGAGTTGATTGGCTGAAAGGCCTCAAATCGGTCGACAGTCCAACAGTGCAGCTAATTCATTTATTTCTCTGTTTTTTTCCTTGTGCGAAGGAACCTGCATGCCTCTCCTTCCCAAGGGACTCCTACAGACTTCCAGGACCCTCAGTAGAAGTCAGAAGCTGTTCCTGTTGCCCATACAGCTCCCTCGAGTGTGTTCTGGCCTTCTCCGTCTCCCCGCGCCCAGCGCCTTCCCCAGAACCTCCTGGCCGTGGGGAGCAGGTCCTCTGCCTTGGGCGGGCCAGCAGTACCAGCCCCGTGTCTGCAGCTCTGCCCTCCCGGTGCCTCTGCGCATTCGGTGTGCCAGGACCCTGTGCACAGCCTCCGAGATGGCAGAGCAGCGCTACTGCGTGGATTACGCCAAGCGCAGCACGGCCGGCTGCAAGAAGTGCAAGGAGAAGATCCTGAAGGGGATGGTGCGGATCGGGAAGGTGGTGCCCAACCCGTTCACGGAGTCCAGCAGGGACATGAAGGAGTGGTACCACGTCAAGTGCATGTTTGAGAAGCTGGAGAAGGCccgggccacaaccaagaagatcGAGGACCTCACGGACTTGGAGGGCTGGGAGGAGCTGCAGGAGGCTGAGAAGGAGCTGATCAACCAGCAGATCTCAGGTGAGcggtggaagctgccatatgctgagtcagacccttgatccatcgaGTTCAGGATTgttaacacagactggcagcagcttttccaaggttgaaAAAGCCctacaggaacatagggagctgccatatactgagtcagacccttggtccatctagttcaggattgtcaacactgactggcagcagcttttccaaggttgcaggcaggagtctctcccagcccaacttggagatgctgccagggagggaaattggaaccctctgcatgcaagcctgctcttcccagagtgaccacatcccctaagaggggtggaatattttacagtgctcacacatgccatcgcctattcaaatgtaaaccagagcagaccctgcttagcaaagggggccattcatgcttgctaccaccagaccagctctctagcAGATCACAGCAGGCGTGAACAGAGCATCCAGATTGCAAGCCACGTTGCCtgcaacagagattcccagatgatcTTGTTGAGGTaaaactcccagcacccccagttgcagtggcctttggctgaggatgatgggagttgtagtcaacatctggaaatcccggttagagggaatTCTGCTCCCGAGACATAACCACCGTATTCTATACTGTGCTGGTCAGACCCCACTTGGAatcctgtttattatttatttattcgatttctattccgcccttccaaaaatggctcataaataagataagacggatccctgtccccaaagggctcacaatctaaaaggaaactttGTTGGGATTTGAGCTTGTGAGCACTGCATTTTAAGTGGCTGGTCTCAGGACACAGGACAGCAGccaccttgctaaagctaagcaggccttggtgtggtcagtgcctagatgggagacccatgtatgccacctttggggatggggccataacacagggtagagcatctgctttgcacgcagaaggtcccaggttcaatccctggcagcgtctccaggtaaggctgaggaagactcctgtctgaaatcttggagaaactgctgccagtcggtgttggcaacactgagctagatgggccaagggtctgactctgtttgAAGCAGCTTATACCCGCATTCAAATGTAAACCCCCAAACTGAAGCTCCTGCTTTCTGTCAGGACCCATGAAGGTATCAAACAGACTCCTACATATCCTGACGCCCGGTAATGCCTGATCTGGCCTCTCTTTGCCTTCCCCTCCCAGACCTAACTTCCAAAGCTGCGAGCACGCCCAAGAAGAAGGCCGTCGTCCAGGCGAAGATCACTCCCAGCGGACAGATCACCTCCCCCAAGAAAGTTCTGTCCGCTGCTTCCGACCCCTCACCCAAGAAATTCTCAGGATTTACAGGTGTGGTGGGCCTCTTGTGTTGAAATGAAATCTGTGGCATTTTTGCTCAAAGTGGAGAGGGCGGGAATCCTAGAATAATCTGGATCTAGCTGGTTTCACATTCAGCAAGCTGTGGGTAATGTGTGGGTTTTAAACCAGTTTTATTGGTTCCCTGTCTGAGGATCACCGACTCGAAACCGAAGCATCCCCAGTGCTgtatccactgcagaaggggagggaggatggTGAAGCCCCTCCTCCTCGGCTCCTGATAGGCTGGCTGCGTGCTGGAGCTCAGCATGcacctcccctcagcctgactgcaGGAGATCCttgctcctctgctcctgattggccggCTGCGTGCTGGAGCTCAGCGGACCTCCCCTCAGCCCGACTGACAGGCGTCAGCAAATGAGCACCAGGGATTCCCGCGGAAACTAATAGAAGATAGGCTACAAATTCAGAGCTGGGTAGATGAGAACCAGCAAAGAGGGGCATAAACGTATAGCCagaatagtgtagtggttagagcaggcctgctcaacttaggccccccagctgtttttggactacaactcccataatccccagccacaatggctaatagCCAgcgattatgggaattgtaggccaacatctgcaggagggccaaagttgagcaggcctgggttagagcattggactaggaccggggagactggAGAACGGCTTGTCCcgttcatttccataagagagtAGCTTCGTGGGGGGTATGATTCAGTGACTGGAATGGCCCGTCTGCCTAACTGGGAGacttaaatttgtgtgtgcaaAGTTTTTAGTTGTGGGGTACATCCGTGGCGACATCCATCTCTCTTGGTCCATCTCTCTCTGCCCAGCCAAGCCCGGGAGTGCCGAGGAATCCAGCCCGAGCTCTTCCCACAAGCCGAGCTTGTCTGCTGAGAAGTGCGACCCCAAACATAAGGACTGTCTGCTGCGGGAGTTCAGGAAACTCTGTGCCATGGTGGCCGATAAGTCCAGCTACAACGTGAAGACCCAGATCATCCAGGACTTTTGGCAGAAAGGGACCAGTGGAGGTGAGATTCCTTTCTAGGGTTTCCCTGTTCTGCTTTTAATTGGCGCAAGTGTCTGTGTCGATCCCCaggatgtaggaagctgccgtatactgagtctgacccttggtccatctagctcagcattgtctacccagactggcagcggcttctcccaggttccaggcaggagtctctctcagccctatcttggagatgctgccagggagggaacttggaaccttctgcctacaagcatatagatgctcttcccagagtggccccattaggggaatatcttacagtgctcacacatgtcgtctcccattaaaatgtaaaccaggctgaaccctgcttagcaaagagagctattcatgcttgctaccacaagatcagctctctcccCTCAGGAGCCGGTGCCTGCCActcaaaataatttattttattgatttatatcctacttttcctcTGAGatatttatccttacaacagccctgtggggtaggttaggctgagagataagtgtccAGCCCAGAGcccccagtgagttccatggctgaattgGGCTTTGAActcggggtctccccagtcctagtccagcgctctaaccactacactaccctAGCTATATGCTATGCTGGTCATTGCTGGCTCTTCTCTACCCAGCTCTCCAGTCCTAGGACTTTTCTGAATTTGTAGCCAGTCTTCTGGAGGTCCCCAGAGCTCTTTGCAGATGGCAGCTTATGGGTCTGTGTTTGCTTCCACTTCACCTACTCCTGATGGGGGAAAACGTGGTCCAGAAGCGGCTTCCTGCTCACACATGTCCGACATCTGTGCCTGTTCTAGATGGCTTCCACGGAGACCTCTACCTGATGGTGAAGCTGCTCTTGCCAGGGGTAATCAAAAGCGTCTACAACCTGAACGACAAGCAGATTGTCAAACTCTTCAGCAGGATTTTTAACTGCAGCCAGGAGGACATGGTTCGGGACATGGAACAGGTGGATGTGGGGGGATGAAAGTGTGGGTCTGTGCATGCTGGGAAATGTCAGATCTGATCTCCCAAGAAAATTGTTTTGTGGGGAGATCGACATAAACTTCCCAGAACTTTcatgtaaaggtgaagtgtgccctcaagtcggtttcgattcctggcaaccacagagccctgtggttgtctttggtagaatacaggaggggttgatcattgcctcctcccgcgcagtctgagatgatgcctttcagcattttcctatatcgctgctgcctcatAGAGGTATTTCCGATAGCCAGGGgaacgtaccagcagggattcaaacctgcaacctctggcttgctgatcaagtcatttccctagcCGTGCCCTAAAGGGGAAGGTCCCTTGAGAAGAAGTGATTTCAGGAAGCAATTAATTAGGAAGCAACAACATCCAGCGAAAGTGAGACCTTTCAAACTTTGTTCGCTGGCTGGCTTGGGGGGACTTGTAGCCAAAGTGAAATTGACCAGATCACTTTCGGTTTTGCTTTGGGGATTTTTCAGCCAAGGTGAAATTgaccagattttccctcccttttcaatACCCGTGTTCTAGCATTCTGCTCTCTAAGGCAACACCAGCCTGATTCAGAACAGCGGGGGCTGGTGACTGGGTGGGCGACAAGCTGGGCAGGTGACGGGTGGTGCCAATGACGGTGGGCGGAGCTGCTAGTGGGGCAGTGATGGATTAACCCTAAAGGTAAAGgctgccatcaagttgatttcgactcctggtgcccacagagcccggtggtttccttctggtagaatacaggaggggctgaccatggcctcctcccgtgcagtacgagatgatgcctttcagcatcttcctgtctcgctgctgcccgatagaggtgtttcccatagtctgggggaaaCCGTCAGACCAGACCAGTCCGGAAATCAGACAATTTTCTGACAGTCTAGGGATTTAAGATTTAAAAGGATTTCCGCTTTAAATTTTAAACCCCCTTTTTTTAGTATAGAAACCAAGAACTAGGCCTGTGTGTGCTGAAAACTGTCAGTCCTGATTCCAGAGGGAAATGGTTGGGTGGCCTGATGTGACCCCTCCCCGCAAAACTGTCAGGTCAGATTGGAAATGCAACAGTTTTCCGACATATCTCAGGCTTTAAAAGTCTAGAAGGGGTCTTCCATTTTAACATTTAAACCCCAACCAGGCGAAAGAGCCACTGCTACTCAACTACGAGGCAGTTTCTTTCAtacatattgtttgtttgttttgttatttatttatacatttatattccactcttcctctaaggagttcAGAGTggggtacatagttatgtttctcttcacaaccaccctgtgaggtaggttagacatgGGTCCCAGATGCATGTCAGGGCTATGACAGCGTTCTGCCGTGACATGAGAGATTTTAGTCGGCGTTTTGAACATTGGAGATCCCTCCTGTCATGGCGCTGCTCCCTTTGATAATGCCCAACGGAGGGTGTATCGGGTCCGACATCCCGGTTGAACCGACACAACCAGCACTTGTGGATTCCCAGGCTGCTGACGTCTTGGGTATTTTGTGCCCCGCTTTTCAGCCAATGCCGGACTCCCAAAGCGACATCCCATTAAAACCTCAAGCAAGTAATTCTCGGATTCCTTTCCTGTTTGACCAGGGGGACGTTTCGGAAACGGTGCAGCTCTTCTTTGAGAAGAGCAAAGCCTGCCCTCCCGCCACCAAGAGCCTCTTGACGATCCAGGAGGTGGACGAGTTCCTAACGCGACTCTCCAAGCTCTCCAAAGAGGATTACCAGCAGAACTTGCTCCAGGAAGTGGCGaacaggtgcggggggggggtgttttgtgAGTGCGGATTTAAGGAGATCGCACTTCAGGGATGGAATGGCGAGGGGTGGGGAAGCAGTGGAGAGGAAACTCGGGGTCATAGACGCTTCCCCCCTGCTGAGACTCCTTTTCTCTGCCAGCAAGACCCAGGAAGGAGAAGGCTTGGTTGTCcgtgagccagctggggtggtcggtGCTCACTGGGAGAGTGAATGCTCtgtgtgatttttgacaaggctTTCACCCCAGGAGATGACCGCGTTGCGAGGCTTCCAGCTTTCAGTCTGTTCTCGTGCTTTTCTCGTCCTGACTGCcgggcctgcagtggccacatTTTGCAGTGGTCTCTTAAAAGCTTTTGAAAACACAAAAACGACATTGAGATCTTATTCATGTCCACAGAATGGTCATGGAAATTGGCAGGGATGTCCTGCAAAgatgactccatggagagaggaccaCTGTTGCTTCATGGTGACCtgaaccctttcctctgtgcaaaaatgatggCAATTCGACCCAAATCGTTGCAGGGTGGGGATAAAGAAAGGGTGATCCCACAAAGAAAGCTGTATGGTCAACAGTGCCCTTTTCTTTTTGACATTtgtcaaaaatcactatgagcattcgtcCCCTAAGATGAtactaggagcataggaagctgccatatactgagtcagaccattggtccatctagatcggtattgtcttcacagactggcagcggcttctcccaggttgtctctctcagccctatcttggagatgctgccagggagggactttggaaccttttgcttacaagcaagcaggtgctcttcccagagcaaccccatctccGAGAGGAATATCTGACACTGCTTACATGtcgtcttccattcaaatgcaaaccagggcagaccctgcttagcaaagggggcagcccacgcttgctaccacaagctcagctctcctcccttcactgCTTTGGCCCAAATTTTCCATGGCTCATGGCCTACGACAGCTCTGGATTATGTCTAAGCAATCTCTTTCCTCTTTTAGGTGCACAGCCAACGACCTGAAATGCATCATCAGGTTGATCAAGCACGACTTGAAGATGAATGCGGGTGCAAAGCACGTGTGAGTGTGGTCTTCTCGGAGAAGGGTAGTCTGATATTATGTCGTGGCCACTAAAATAGAGCCTCCTTATTCAGAGGCAATCTACCTTTGAGTACAAATTGATGGCAGATCtgttacctgaatccaagattaatttttgaagtgtgtgtgtgtgtgtgtgtttgtgtttgtttgagaGAGAATGAGAGTCTTAAACTCAGAGTCCCCTTcattccttttgggtaaatatagccATAACCTATGCttaatctgtattttatttatgtattcaatgAATTGGTATACTACCCACTaccgaaatctctaggcagtttagagCATAAAATAAGCCAGGGACAAACCAAACCAAGAATTTTAACAGTTAATATATAAAAACCAGGTGGAGATATCCATTAAAAACagcaactaactaaaaagcttggatAAGGAGATgcctttggggttttttaaggaTGTCTTAAATTCatagttgtcttctatttgggtaaatacagtaaatctGTTGCAGAAGAGATTTAGATGAGCCTTCTGGGACGGTGGGGGGGCAGAGCCTCCGGCGAAGGAGCCACTACCATAAAGACCCTGCAGCGTGCGCTTAAAAAAAGAAGGATTCCGAATCGATTCTGAATCAATTTTAAAACTCCGAGACGACAGAAAACGTTCTCTCTTCCTTAAAGCCTCGATGCCCTGGACCCCAATGCTTATGAGGCCTTCAAAGCTTCCCGCAACCTCCACGACGTGGTGGAGCGGGTCTTGCTGAACCAACAGGagttgcagaaggttcccggcATGAAAAGGACACTCAGCGTGCAGGCGACACTGATGACCCCCATCCAGCCCATGCTGGTAAGCGTCGTAGCTAGGGGTCCACGATTGGCAATTGCCAAAAGGACGATCTGTGCTCATAGTGGCAtgaggaggaaagcagggagagctggtctcatggtagcgagcatgaattgccccttttgctaagcagggcctgccttggtttgcatttggatgggagactacatgtacgAGCACTGAGATATTCTGCTtggggatgaggccgtagctcagttgtagagtatctgctttgcatgtagaaagtcaaAAACTCTGggaagggactcctgcctgaaatcttggagaatcgctgccagtcagagcaggcaattctgagctagatgggccaagggtctgtctcGGGTTAAGGCAGATGTTTGAGATGGGGCCATGACTCGGtcgaagagcatctgcttttgtaTGCGGAAGATCTGCAGGCCGGGCTGGAAAGGCTACTTGGTCGGAGtctctggagagccgctgccagtctgtgcaggcagcGCTGAGCTCAATGGGGCAGCGGTcggactcagtaaaaggcagcttccggtTGGCTCGTAGGGCTCCTATGAAATGGGGTTTTCCTCTCTCGTCAGGCCGAAGCCTGCAAGTCCATTGACTATGCTATGAAGAAGTGTCCCAACGGGATGTACTCGGAGATCAAATACGACGGGGAGCGAGTTCAGGTGCACAAGAAGGGTGACCACTTCAGCTACTTCAGCCACAGCCTGAAGCCCGTCCTTCCGCACAAGGTCAGCCAGCAATCTCGGGGCCATTTGCTGCCAAACGGGGCCAGCTCTTCTCCTTTTCCTGATGGCCAAACACTCCCAGGAGGTCCACCTTCCCAAACTCCCAGAGCATAGTCCAGGGCCGGCCAGCCTATGGCTTATGAGACCAAGCCAGTCCCGAGTGTGAAttattgccccctttgctaagcagggtttgccttggtttgcatttggaggggaggaCACACGtgggcactgtctgctgtaagacacTTCCcatgaggggatggggcctcagCTCAGGGCCAGATTAATTGCTTTGCAGGCAGACAGTCCCGGGTTCACTCCCCGGCAGCATTTCCCGGTGGGTCAGGGCAAGGCTGTTGCCTGGAgccttgggaagctgctgccagtcagtgcagatggtGCTAAGCAAGATGTAACATGAGTCTGACTCAGTCGGCAGTAGTTTCCTAAGTTCTTAACTCAAAAGGCGAGGGCGACCATCACTGACCAGCAGGACGTCCTTGTTTGTTTCCCCCACCAGGTGGCCCATTTTAAGGACTTCATCCCCAAGGCCTTCCCCGGTGGACACAGCATGATTCTGGACGCCGAAGTCCTTCTGATCGACACCAAGACGGGGAAGCCATTGCCTTTTGGGACTCTTGGGGTGCATAAGGTAAAAGGATCTTATGGGTTCTTTTAGGgaatccaggagaggagagctggtctggtgggagcaagcgagagtgacttgtccacttagctaagcagggtcctccctggtttgcatatgaaagggagactagaaatgtgagcatggtaagatattcccctcaggggatggagccgctctgggaagagcatcgaggttccaagttccctccctggcagcatttccaagatagggccaagagagattcctgcctgcagccttgaaggagccactgccagtctgtgaagacaatactgagctagatagaccaaaggtctgactcagtatatagcagcttcctatgttccttctctctctctctctctctctcacacacacacacacacaaacacccctctCTCTTGGTTGATTAAATTGTCCAACCGAGGGGTTCTCAAATGCAATCCCCAGGAggcactggactacaactcccatcatcgccagccacgAGGCCTTTGGGTGTGGAGGATGGGTGTCGTAGTCCACCAACTTCTGGCGACTCAGTCAGCATTCATTGTAACAAGGTCCTGGGAGTCCACGAAGCCCCCTGCCTAAACCCCTGGCAAGCCCCTTTCCCGGCTAATCCCCGATGGCCGCCCCCCTCCTGACGTGCCGCTGCCTCTTTGCAGAAAGCTGCTTTCCAGGACGCCAACGTCTGTCTCTTCGTCTTCGACTGCATCTACTTCAATGACGTCAGCCTGATGGACAGGTAGGCCCTGGGTGTCGCTGGGGGTTGGCCAGGACACACCCACTGAAAGCCAGATCATGccttctgcttggcatgcagaaggtcccaggttccctccctggcggcatctccagatagggctggggaggactcttgcctgaaatcctggagagctgctgccagtctgtgtaggtcatactgagcgagctggaccaagggcctgactcagtagacagctgCTTCCTAgcgggtggggctgtagctcagaggtcgAGCATCTGCTTAAAATGCAGGCACTCTCTCggcttccctctctggcagcctcTCTGGCTCAGACTGGGCAAGTCCTCTGCCTGGAacggagccgctgccagtcagggttggcAGTCTCGAGTTAGATGGGCCCCTCGGGTCTGGctctgtatgaggcagcttcctgtggcttCCCCAGCTCTCTTTCTCCCCGCGGCCAGGCCTCTGCGGGAGCGTCGGAAATTTCTCCACGACAACATGGCGGAAATCCCGAACCGGATCCTCTTCTCGGAGATGAAGCACGTCACGGTGCGTGGaggctgaggctggggatgatgggagttgtagttcagcaacagtccAAACTTGCCTGCTGTTGGTCTGGATCTTGCCCACCTCGTGAATACAGAGAGTCTCAAAAACCTGGGGAAAAAACACAGGTTGA encodes the following:
- the LIG3 gene encoding DNA ligase 3; this translates as MSCPVLKRRGVDLKTNEGTCMPLLPKGLLQTSRTLSRSQKLFLLPIQLPRVCSGLLRLPAPSAFPRTSWPWGAGPLPWAGQQYQPRVCSSALPVPLRIRCARTLCTASEMAEQRYCVDYAKRSTAGCKKCKEKILKGMVRIGKVVPNPFTESSRDMKEWYHVKCMFEKLEKARATTKKIEDLTDLEGWEELQEAEKELINQQISDLTSKAASTPKKKAVVQAKITPSGQITSPKKVLSAASDPSPKKFSGFTAKPGSAEESSPSSSHKPSLSAEKCDPKHKDCLLREFRKLCAMVADKSSYNVKTQIIQDFWQKGTSGDGFHGDLYLMVKLLLPGVIKSVYNLNDKQIVKLFSRIFNCSQEDMVRDMEQGDVSETVQLFFEKSKACPPATKSLLTIQEVDEFLTRLSKLSKEDYQQNLLQEVANRCTANDLKCIIRLIKHDLKMNAGAKHVLDALDPNAYEAFKASRNLHDVVERVLLNQQELQKVPGMKRTLSVQATLMTPIQPMLAEACKSIDYAMKKCPNGMYSEIKYDGERVQVHKKGDHFSYFSHSLKPVLPHKVAHFKDFIPKAFPGGHSMILDAEVLLIDTKTGKPLPFGTLGVHKKAAFQDANVCLFVFDCIYFNDVSLMDRPLRERRKFLHDNMAEIPNRILFSEMKHVTKM